The following coding sequences lie in one Oscillatoria salina IIICB1 genomic window:
- a CDS encoding DUF3326 domain-containing protein, with translation MKQRPYNVVLIVPTGVGASIGGYAGDALPVAKAIASISARLITHPNVLNGAQLYWNLPNTYYVEGFGLDKFANLCWGLRPVNRNRVGLILDSAIEPELRWRHLQVADAARATLGLNLTDYVLTDAPLNVQLRTARSGASWGTIGNPDSLLRAAERLIKQAGAEAIAVVARFPDDMETQALQDYRHGSGVDHLAGAEAIVSHLIVRHFRIPCAHAPALKPLPVDPDISPRAAAEELGYTFLPCVLVGLARAPQFIVGQNRALPGDIWAEEVNAVVIPATACGSSAILSFSNLKAKIIAVEENQTQMQVPPEKLGIKAIRVNSYLEALGVIVADRAGIDENALRPYMSSLHCLSQTSDKL, from the coding sequence GTGAAGCAACGTCCTTATAATGTGGTTTTAATCGTTCCTACTGGGGTAGGAGCGTCGATTGGCGGTTATGCTGGAGATGCGCTCCCGGTGGCTAAGGCGATCGCGTCAATCTCCGCTCGTCTCATTACTCATCCTAATGTCCTCAACGGCGCACAATTATACTGGAATCTGCCCAATACTTATTATGTTGAAGGATTTGGGCTTGACAAATTTGCCAATTTATGCTGGGGATTGCGTCCGGTAAATCGAAACCGGGTGGGTTTAATTCTCGATTCGGCGATCGAACCAGAATTACGTTGGCGACATTTACAAGTCGCAGACGCAGCGAGAGCAACTTTAGGCTTAAATTTGACCGATTATGTCTTGACAGATGCACCCTTAAATGTTCAACTGCGGACAGCGCGATCGGGAGCCAGTTGGGGTACAATAGGGAATCCGGACAGCTTATTACGGGCAGCAGAAAGATTAATTAAGCAAGCTGGAGCAGAAGCGATCGCCGTAGTCGCCCGTTTTCCTGACGACATGGAAACCCAAGCCTTACAAGACTATCGCCACGGCTCCGGAGTAGACCATCTCGCGGGTGCAGAAGCGATCGTTTCTCACCTGATTGTGCGTCATTTTCGCATACCCTGCGCCCACGCACCAGCTTTAAAGCCTTTACCAGTTGATCCTGATATCTCACCTCGCGCCGCAGCCGAAGAATTAGGTTATACATTCCTACCTTGCGTCCTCGTCGGACTAGCCCGCGCCCCTCAATTTATTGTAGGACAAAATCGGGCATTACCGGGCGATATTTGGGCAGAAGAAGTAAATGCCGTAGTTATTCCGGCAACCGCTTGCGGTAGTAGCGCAATTCTCAGCTTTAGTAACCTAAAAGCCAAAATTATCGCCGTAGAAGAAAATCAAACCCAGATGCAAGTTCCCCCAGAAAAATTAGGAATCAAAGCGATTCGGGTAAACTCGTATTTAGAGGCGTTAGGCGTAATTGTAGCCGATCGCGCAGGGATCGACGAGAATGCCCTACGCCCATATATGTCGTCTTTGCATTGTTTATCTCAAACCAGTGACAAACTCTAA
- a CDS encoding CPBP family intramembrane glutamic endopeptidase, producing MGVTAVILLAIAKLWQQFGAIALLPLQFEPQAFILGIGMALGISAASSTVYRFWAAYRRSADYYLELVIKPLVLPDLIWLGLLPGLSEELLFRGVMLPALGLDWFAVIVSSILFGVLHYSGSQQWAYVIWATIVGFLLGSSALLTGNLLVPIIAHIITNMISSFMWKLSHQE from the coding sequence ATGGGGGTAACAGCAGTAATTTTACTAGCGATCGCCAAACTCTGGCAACAATTTGGCGCGATCGCCCTTTTACCTTTACAGTTTGAACCTCAAGCTTTCATATTAGGTATAGGTATGGCACTAGGAATTAGTGCTGCTAGTAGCACAGTTTATCGTTTTTGGGCTGCATACCGTCGCAGTGCAGATTACTATTTAGAATTGGTAATTAAGCCTTTGGTATTGCCAGATTTAATCTGGTTAGGGCTTTTACCTGGTTTGAGCGAAGAATTACTATTTCGGGGTGTAATGTTACCCGCATTAGGTTTAGATTGGTTTGCGGTAATTGTTTCTAGTATTCTTTTTGGCGTTCTTCACTATAGCGGTTCCCAGCAATGGGCTTATGTAATTTGGGCAACAATAGTCGGATTTTTGTTAGGTTCAAGTGCTTTACTAACAGGTAATTTGCTAGTCCCAATTATTGCTCATATTATTACGAATATGATTTCTAGCTTTATGTGGAAATTAAGTCATCAAGAATAA
- a CDS encoding gamma-glutamylcyclotransferase family protein, translating into MSNSAEFLNFLQEQINNNQFLSPEEQTIFLETEKLVVTDKPLSNKTSKTVILTPHASIISSIFAQLTERLNWIFDFINTEEFYQSLATAVINNDPNSSAKNLLTAIVQKIANIFNDYRVNVFVYGTLLPGEINHYLMAGSVFLADDSLANAELYNASKYPILIIGKGVVHGKHYQVPLKNMEALDKLEEHPNYYCREILTLTSGKQAWVYLGKKSLVRDLPRITSGNWYKR; encoded by the coding sequence ATGTCCAATTCTGCTGAATTTTTGAATTTTCTTCAAGAGCAAATTAACAATAATCAGTTTTTATCTCCAGAGGAACAAACTATTTTTTTGGAGACAGAAAAGCTAGTTGTCACTGACAAACCCTTATCAAATAAGACATCTAAAACCGTTATTTTAACACCTCATGCTTCAATTATTAGTTCTATATTTGCCCAACTAACTGAAAGACTAAATTGGATTTTTGACTTTATAAATACTGAGGAATTTTATCAAAGTCTAGCGACAGCAGTTATTAATAACGATCCTAATTCATCAGCCAAAAATCTCTTAACCGCCATCGTGCAAAAAATAGCAAATATTTTCAATGATTATCGCGTAAATGTATTTGTTTACGGGACGCTCCTTCCAGGAGAAATTAATCATTATCTGATGGCAGGTTCGGTATTTTTAGCAGATGATAGTCTGGCAAATGCCGAACTTTATAATGCCAGCAAATATCCAATTCTAATTATTGGTAAAGGCGTCGTTCATGGCAAACACTATCAAGTACCTTTAAAAAATATGGAAGCTTTAGATAAACTTGAAGAACATCCTAATTACTATTGCCGTGAAATTTTAACTTTAACTAGTGGTAAGCAAGCATGGGTTTATCTAGGTAAAAAAAGTTTGGTTCGAGATTTACCGAGAATAACTAGCGGTAATTGGTACAAACGTTAA
- a CDS encoding anthranilate phosphoribosyltransferase family protein produces the protein MSNQFRELLKKIGSGAHTSKDLSRTEAKEAMQMMLHSQATPAQIGAYMIAHRIKRPTAEELAGMLDAYHEIGPKLKPFEGQSSHLVTVLGTPYDGRNRTSPVTPITALMLAIAGVPIIMHGGDCMPTKFGIPMSEIWQNLGVDFTNLSLIQAQKLLEKTGLTFVYLPQHFPQANQLVPYREQIGKRPPIATLELIWSPYAGDARIIAGFVHPPTEERFCKTAQLTNNITQLTTIKGLEGSCDLARSRTGIIGVCKPDGEPDFERIFLHPHEYGFAGKDVPLESIIQLAKDLQNIIQGKPIALMQDAIWNGGFYLWHCGICADINTGFAQAEGMLIKGKVAAKLKEITQAIEVIKSSDRLSRKNRTANC, from the coding sequence ATGAGCAATCAATTTCGAGAATTGTTGAAAAAAATCGGTAGTGGCGCTCATACAAGTAAAGATTTAAGTCGCACAGAAGCTAAGGAAGCAATGCAAATGATGTTGCACTCACAAGCAACACCAGCCCAAATTGGCGCTTATATGATTGCTCATCGGATCAAACGCCCCACGGCTGAAGAATTAGCAGGAATGCTCGACGCTTATCACGAAATTGGACCGAAACTTAAGCCCTTTGAGGGGCAATCTTCACATCTAGTAACTGTCTTGGGAACGCCTTATGATGGACGAAATCGTACTTCACCTGTTACGCCCATAACTGCTTTAATGTTAGCGATCGCTGGAGTACCAATTATCATGCACGGTGGCGATTGTATGCCAACTAAATTTGGGATTCCGATGAGCGAAATTTGGCAAAACTTAGGTGTAGATTTCACTAATTTATCACTGATTCAAGCTCAAAAATTATTAGAAAAAACTGGCTTAACTTTTGTTTATCTTCCTCAACATTTTCCTCAAGCTAATCAATTAGTTCCCTATCGAGAGCAAATCGGCAAACGTCCGCCCATCGCAACTTTAGAATTAATTTGGTCGCCTTACGCTGGCGATGCCCGCATCATTGCAGGTTTTGTTCATCCACCCACTGAAGAACGTTTCTGTAAGACTGCCCAATTAACCAATAATATTACTCAACTGACAACTATTAAAGGTTTAGAAGGTAGTTGCGATTTAGCCCGAAGTCGTACCGGAATTATCGGAGTATGTAAACCAGATGGGGAACCAGATTTTGAACGTATTTTCTTACATCCCCACGAATACGGTTTTGCAGGTAAAGATGTACCTTTAGAATCTATCATTCAATTAGCAAAAGATTTACAAAATATTATTCAAGGCAAACCGATCGCCCTCATGCAAGATGCAATTTGGAACGGTGGATTTTATCTTTGGCATTGTGGGATTTGTGCAGATATTAACACAGGTTTTGCTCAAGCGGAAGGAATGTTAATAAAAGGTAAGGTAGCAGCTAAATTAAAAGAAATAACCCAAGCAATAGAAGTCATTAAAAGCAGCGATCGCCTCAGTAGAAAAAATCGCACGGCAAATTGTTGA
- a CDS encoding LysR family transcriptional regulator — MRIEQLQAFLAIAETGNFGQAAQKCGVTQSTISRQIQSLESDLGLQLFHRTSQAKLTLGGETLFPRARKICLEWQNAIAEIQDLVAGKQPELCVAAIHSVCAYYLPPVLQQFCGDYAEVQLRVTALGSDRALKVLRDGLVDVAIVMNNRFLTASQEMVIEVLFNEAIEVLMSANHPLAEYQEIPWEKLVEYPQVVFKDGYGMQRLVQEWFARQGVTLKAVMELNTLDAFRGVVRQGKAIALLPQSALIEAGQDSTLAVRPIVTNNSKSGHSSTNFEPNFSREVALVTTRDRLDIPPIKHFCDLVRDMMIPQANFLSNLSLSSLTALVG, encoded by the coding sequence ATGCGTATTGAGCAGTTGCAAGCATTCTTAGCGATCGCTGAAACAGGAAACTTTGGACAGGCAGCACAAAAGTGTGGCGTAACCCAGTCTACCATCAGTCGTCAGATTCAGTCTTTAGAAAGCGACCTCGGTTTGCAGCTATTTCATCGCACTTCCCAAGCCAAGTTGACTTTAGGAGGAGAAACTTTATTTCCTCGCGCTCGCAAAATTTGTTTAGAATGGCAAAATGCGATCGCCGAAATCCAGGATTTAGTTGCGGGAAAACAGCCAGAACTTTGTGTCGCAGCAATTCATTCGGTTTGCGCTTATTACTTACCGCCAGTATTACAGCAATTTTGCGGCGATTACGCTGAGGTACAATTACGAGTAACCGCATTAGGCAGCGATCGCGCTTTGAAAGTGTTGCGTGATGGTTTGGTAGATGTAGCTATTGTCATGAATAATCGCTTTCTCACGGCTAGTCAAGAAATGGTCATCGAGGTATTATTTAATGAAGCGATCGAAGTGTTAATGTCAGCTAATCATCCTTTAGCAGAATATCAAGAAATACCTTGGGAAAAACTGGTGGAATATCCCCAAGTCGTATTTAAAGATGGTTATGGAATGCAGCGCCTCGTGCAAGAGTGGTTTGCACGTCAAGGTGTTACTCTCAAAGCAGTGATGGAGTTAAACACTTTAGATGCTTTCCGAGGAGTAGTACGTCAAGGAAAAGCGATCGCCTTATTACCTCAATCAGCTTTAATTGAAGCAGGTCAAGATTCAACTTTAGCCGTTCGTCCTATTGTCACCAATAATAGCAAATCTGGTCATAGTTCTACCAATTTTGAGCCTAATTTTAGTCGCGAAGTGGCTTTGGTGACAACCCGCGATCGCCTCGATATTCCTCCCATTAAACATTTCTGCGACCTAGTTCGAGATATGATGATTCCACAAGCCAACTTTCTCAGTAATCTTTCTCTATCTTCTTTGACTGCTTTAGTTGGTTAA
- a CDS encoding metal ABC transporter permease codes for MSDLMMVIPLWNWLVEPLQYGFLVQAIWVSAFVGVVCAVLSCYITLKGWSLMGDAVSHAVVPGVVVAYALNIPFAVGAFLFGFGATVAIGYIKSKTRLKEDAVIGVVFTGFFAFGIVLVTKIPSNIDLFHILFGNVLGISQEDIIQTLIAGSITLLVILLRRKDLLLFCFDPNHAKAIGLNTQFMYYTLLSVLALTIVTALQTAGIILVIAMLVTPGATAYLLSDRFDYMLLISLATSVLSCVLGTYLSYHLDISTGGAIVVLLTIFFVVAMVFAPKYGVLAQNFRRHSQPGLDEAEERDLVGDRS; via the coding sequence GTGAGCGATTTAATGATGGTAATTCCTCTGTGGAATTGGCTGGTTGAACCTTTGCAGTATGGGTTTCTCGTTCAAGCTATTTGGGTTAGTGCTTTTGTTGGGGTCGTCTGTGCGGTACTTTCCTGCTACATTACGCTCAAAGGTTGGTCTTTGATGGGTGATGCTGTTTCCCATGCCGTGGTACCGGGAGTTGTAGTAGCCTATGCTCTGAATATTCCTTTTGCTGTCGGAGCTTTCTTGTTTGGCTTTGGGGCTACAGTAGCGATTGGTTATATCAAATCAAAAACCCGTCTGAAAGAAGATGCAGTAATTGGGGTGGTGTTTACGGGTTTTTTTGCCTTTGGGATTGTTTTGGTGACGAAAATTCCTAGTAATATTGACCTGTTTCATATTCTCTTTGGCAATGTGTTGGGTATTTCTCAGGAAGATATTATTCAAACTTTGATTGCAGGTTCGATAACTTTGCTGGTGATTTTGTTGCGACGTAAGGACTTGTTACTATTTTGTTTTGACCCTAATCATGCTAAAGCAATTGGGTTAAATACTCAATTTATGTATTATACGTTGCTCTCGGTGCTTGCTCTAACGATTGTCACGGCTTTGCAAACCGCAGGGATTATTTTGGTGATTGCGATGCTGGTGACACCTGGGGCGACGGCGTACTTGTTAAGCGATCGCTTTGATTATATGCTCTTAATTTCCCTGGCAACCAGTGTTTTATCTTGTGTGTTGGGAACTTACCTCAGCTATCATTTGGATATCTCCACAGGTGGCGCAATTGTCGTACTTTTAACGATTTTCTTTGTAGTGGCGATGGTATTTGCACCGAAGTACGGTGTTTTGGCGCAAAATTTTCGACGACACTCTCAGCCTGGTTTAGATGAAGCTGAAGAGCGAGATTTAGTTGGCGATCGCTCGTAA
- a CDS encoding metal ABC transporter ATP-binding protein, producing MKTMTQPFSITVDNLSVTYSNARLALYNANCIVEPGTITGLVGPNGGGKSTLFKSIMGFLQPSQGKIRIGSFSVQKAQKQQLMAYVPQSDEVDWNFPVSVFDVVMMGRYGYMNLLRIPSAKDRRLVMESLERVGMSNFRHHQIGELSGGQKKRAFLARALAQEGKVILLDEPFTGVDVKTEKRIIDLLIQLRAEGHTILVSTHDLASISTFCDRTILLNQTILASGTTEETFTEENLTMTFGGLPVTSLRQMFHKSEVDA from the coding sequence ATGAAAACTATGACTCAACCTTTTAGCATTACAGTGGATAACCTGAGCGTCACTTACAGCAATGCTCGATTAGCTCTTTATAACGCTAACTGCATTGTAGAACCTGGCACGATTACTGGTTTAGTGGGACCAAACGGCGGCGGTAAGTCTACTTTATTTAAATCAATTATGGGCTTTTTACAGCCCAGCCAGGGAAAGATTCGGATTGGTAGTTTTTCTGTCCAAAAAGCGCAAAAGCAGCAGTTGATGGCGTACGTACCTCAATCAGACGAAGTGGACTGGAATTTCCCAGTGAGTGTCTTTGATGTGGTGATGATGGGGCGTTATGGCTACATGAACTTACTGCGAATTCCGAGTGCGAAAGATCGTCGGCTGGTGATGGAAAGCTTGGAAAGAGTGGGAATGAGCAATTTTCGCCATCATCAAATTGGCGAACTTTCCGGAGGTCAGAAAAAACGGGCTTTTTTAGCGCGGGCGCTTGCTCAAGAAGGTAAGGTGATTTTGTTAGATGAGCCTTTTACTGGGGTAGATGTTAAGACTGAAAAGCGAATTATCGATCTGTTGATCCAGTTGCGAGCAGAAGGACATACGATTTTGGTATCTACTCACGATCTTGCCTCGATTTCCACATTTTGCGATCGCACGATTCTCCTCAATCAAACTATCCTGGCTTCGGGAACTACTGAGGAAACTTTTACTGAAGAGAATCTGACAATGACTTTCGGCGGTTTACCTGTGACTAGCTTACGCCAGATGTTTCACAAGTCTGAGGTGGATGCGTGA
- a CDS encoding metal ABC transporter substrate-binding protein, protein MTKTFFPRGIVLTFSLALGVWLAGCSGTEVNSPSATSEETTEITSNQPANTEGKKKVLTTFTVLADIAQNVAGDKLVVESITRIGAEIHGYEPTPSDITKAQDADLVLYNGMGLERWFEQFLGNVEDVPSVLLTEGIEPIPIAEGPYTDKPNPHAWMSPRNALVYVENIRQAFVELDPENADTYNANAAAYSEKLKEIDAQLQADLAKVPEKQRYLVSCEGAFSYLARDYNLKEIYMWPINAEQQFTPKQVKSVIDKVENNDVPTIFCESTVSDEGQKQVAKTTGARFGGNLYVDSLSTEEGPVPTFIDLLEYDARTITNGLLAGSNSR, encoded by the coding sequence ATGACAAAAACTTTCTTTCCACGGGGCATTGTTCTTACCTTCAGTTTAGCGCTAGGAGTCTGGCTAGCTGGCTGTAGCGGGACAGAAGTAAATTCACCTTCTGCAACCTCAGAAGAGACAACTGAGATTACTAGCAACCAACCAGCGAACACAGAAGGTAAAAAGAAAGTCCTCACCACCTTTACCGTCTTAGCTGACATTGCTCAAAACGTAGCAGGTGACAAACTAGTCGTGGAATCAATTACTCGTATCGGCGCAGAAATCCACGGTTACGAACCCACACCAAGCGACATTACCAAAGCTCAAGATGCCGACCTAGTTCTTTATAATGGAATGGGTTTAGAGCGTTGGTTTGAACAGTTTTTAGGTAATGTAGAAGATGTTCCCTCAGTGCTGCTAACTGAAGGAATTGAGCCAATTCCCATTGCTGAAGGACCCTATACTGACAAACCTAATCCTCACGCTTGGATGTCACCAAGAAATGCGCTAGTTTACGTCGAGAATATTCGCCAAGCTTTTGTGGAATTAGACCCCGAAAATGCCGACACCTACAACGCAAATGCGGCAGCTTACAGCGAAAAACTCAAAGAAATCGACGCTCAACTTCAGGCAGATTTAGCAAAGGTACCTGAAAAGCAGCGCTATCTAGTTAGTTGTGAAGGTGCATTTTCCTACCTAGCTCGCGACTATAACCTCAAAGAAATTTATATGTGGCCGATTAATGCCGAACAGCAGTTTACACCTAAACAGGTAAAATCTGTCATCGATAAGGTAGAAAACAACGATGTGCCAACAATTTTTTGTGAAAGCACCGTCAGCGACGAAGGACAAAAGCAAGTAGCAAAAACGACAGGAGCGCGGTTCGGTGGCAACCTTTATGTAGATTCACTTTCTACTGAAGAAGGACCAGTGCCGACTTTTATCGATTTGCTGGAATACGATGCTCGCACGATTACTAACGGTTTGTTAGCAGGTAGCAATTCTCGGTAG
- a CDS encoding iron uptake porin: MPQKVWLSLIYFPAIFGAIFVNSGRVNATEDNFSILANSTIEATVATEITTTASEAIEETTNSPVFYSQTPFLNNEEIEQIPQVNQLQENQLPPTEEFLNLPDSNSMEQITNVNQLRDVSPSDWAYEALRNLVNNYGCIQGYPDGTFRGNRALTRYEFAAGLNACLEVLAARIREGGGTTITSSVTEEDLVVLRRLIQEFEAELATLGTRVDDLEARVAFLEDNQFSTTTKLAGEVIVGVADAFGEDVGDDVNTVLHDRVRLNFLTSFTGRDLLQTRLQAGNAELLLPGTVFDDGSSATQEGRFTYDGSNGNDVIIDILRYRFPLGDRASVELIANNGLHHYYVDTVNPFFEGRAGGENAISRFAERNPIYRIGPFGAGAALAYRPSNSIRLDLGYISNEAEDPSEGAGLFNGNYSAIAQLVFGTRYKLGLTYVHAYDGTSASDFPNRFVLGGTGTAYANLNPAQLSNVTELSAAQLNTPVVSNSYGIEASLGLSPNFIINGWVGLTDARLVGLGDARILNFAVNVGFPNFGGEGNLLGFVGGAAPTLIDLEIPGDEDFEDDLAFHVEAFYKMRVSDNISITPGVIWLPSPNQNASNSDIFIGTLRTTFRF; encoded by the coding sequence ATGCCACAAAAAGTTTGGCTTTCTTTAATTTACTTTCCAGCAATATTCGGAGCAATTTTTGTCAACTCAGGAAGAGTAAACGCAACTGAAGATAACTTTTCTATTTTAGCTAACTCAACCATTGAAGCGACTGTAGCAACGGAAATAACCACAACTGCATCCGAGGCAATTGAAGAAACCACAAATTCCCCCGTTTTCTACAGTCAAACGCCATTTCTCAACAACGAAGAGATAGAGCAAATTCCCCAAGTCAATCAACTTCAGGAAAATCAATTACCTCCAACTGAGGAATTTTTGAATCTTCCTGATAGTAACTCAATGGAACAGATTACGAACGTTAACCAATTACGGGACGTTTCTCCTAGCGATTGGGCTTATGAAGCACTGCGAAATTTAGTTAATAATTACGGCTGTATTCAAGGTTATCCTGATGGTACATTTCGAGGAAATCGGGCGTTAACTCGCTACGAATTTGCCGCAGGTTTAAATGCTTGTTTAGAAGTCTTAGCAGCCCGAATTCGTGAAGGTGGAGGTACGACTATTACTTCATCTGTCACCGAAGAAGATTTAGTAGTTTTGCGGCGTTTAATTCAAGAATTTGAAGCAGAATTAGCTACTTTAGGAACTAGAGTAGACGACTTAGAAGCAAGAGTAGCTTTTCTCGAAGACAATCAGTTTTCAACTACTACTAAATTAGCCGGAGAAGTTATCGTTGGTGTGGCTGATGCTTTCGGTGAGGATGTAGGCGATGATGTTAATACAGTCTTACACGATCGCGTCCGTCTCAATTTCCTAACCAGTTTTACTGGGAGAGACTTACTGCAAACTCGTTTACAAGCTGGTAATGCAGAGTTGTTGCTTCCAGGAACAGTTTTTGACGATGGTTCCAGTGCTACTCAAGAAGGACGCTTTACTTATGATGGTAGTAACGGTAATGATGTCATTATCGACATTTTACGCTATCGTTTTCCGTTAGGCGATCGCGCTTCAGTCGAACTAATCGCTAATAATGGACTCCACCACTATTATGTCGATACTGTCAACCCCTTTTTTGAAGGTCGTGCAGGTGGTGAAAATGCGATTTCTCGTTTCGCCGAACGTAACCCAATATATCGTATTGGACCGTTTGGTGCAGGTGCAGCTTTAGCATACCGACCCAGCAACAGTATTCGCCTAGACTTAGGATATATTTCCAACGAAGCCGAAGATCCTTCCGAAGGTGCAGGTTTATTCAACGGAAACTATTCCGCGATCGCCCAACTTGTTTTTGGTACTCGTTACAAACTAGGATTAACTTACGTCCACGCTTACGACGGTACTAGCGCTAGCGATTTCCCCAACCGCTTCGTCCTCGGCGGTACCGGAACCGCCTATGCTAATCTTAACCCCGCTCAACTCTCCAATGTTACCGAACTGAGCGCCGCACAACTGAATACCCCCGTTGTCTCCAACTCCTACGGTATCGAAGCTTCTCTCGGCTTGAGCCCCAACTTTATCATCAACGGTTGGGTAGGTTTAACTGATGCTCGTTTAGTTGGTTTAGGTGACGCAAGAATCTTGAACTTCGCTGTTAACGTTGGTTTCCCCAACTTCGGTGGTGAAGGTAATCTCTTAGGTTTTGTTGGTGGTGCTGCACCTACTTTAATCGATCTTGAAATCCCTGGTGATGAAGATTTTGAAGATGACTTAGCTTTTCACGTTGAAGCTTTCTACAAAATGCGAGTCTCGGATAATATTTCCATTACTCCCGGCGTAATTTGGCTACCTTCTCCTAACCAAAATGCTAGTAATAGCGACATATTTATCGGTACGCTACGAACTACATTCCGATTCTAA
- a CDS encoding HEAT repeat domain-containing protein has translation MSQILKQARTAAEQENWLEVCNYLRRLPLGKKENSTAELSELAIADAIELAIQVLHQGDFQQRWDVAKLLPKLGQGVVAPLLTILEDEQEDSEVRWFAGRTLGEYEDPAVVLSLVKLLQNPDTDEELATMAAQALGNLGTSAIEELSKLLLPKLAIDAPLVEEQTRLLAVQALAQIRRSEAIEPLLQVVGDRHPEIRTAAIEALSSFHDRRITLILIKALQDPAKAVRKEAAIGLSFRTADLAEFDLVNQIKPLLNDLSIEVCRQAAIALGRFGTDEAADALFRVLKSAATPLVLKIDLVRALAWAETTASLEYLQEGLRWSAPEVCRQIITLLGRVKSPTLKAKATQILIEFLYSGQNATFEATIKQAIATSLGQLGEPQAIEALEKLAGDSERVVKLHAIAALKKLSLSDRKSSQPQEKTEKVSG, from the coding sequence ATGTCTCAAATACTCAAGCAAGCTAGAACAGCCGCAGAACAAGAAAATTGGTTAGAAGTGTGTAACTATTTACGACGGCTACCACTAGGGAAAAAAGAAAACTCGACCGCAGAACTTTCCGAGTTAGCGATCGCGGATGCGATTGAGTTGGCGATACAAGTTTTGCATCAAGGAGACTTTCAGCAAAGATGGGATGTAGCTAAACTGCTGCCTAAATTAGGTCAAGGTGTAGTTGCACCTTTATTAACAATTCTCGAAGACGAACAAGAAGATTCTGAAGTTCGTTGGTTTGCAGGTCGAACTTTAGGAGAATATGAGGATCCGGCGGTGGTATTATCTTTAGTGAAACTGCTACAAAATCCCGATACTGATGAAGAATTAGCAACAATGGCAGCCCAAGCTTTAGGAAATTTGGGTACTTCAGCAATTGAAGAATTAAGTAAATTATTATTACCAAAACTTGCCATCGATGCGCCTCTAGTCGAAGAACAAACTAGACTGTTAGCAGTGCAAGCATTAGCGCAAATTCGCCGTTCGGAAGCGATCGAACCTTTACTACAAGTGGTTGGCGATCGCCACCCAGAAATACGCACTGCCGCAATTGAAGCTTTGAGTAGTTTTCACGATCGCCGCATTACTTTAATCCTCATTAAAGCACTTCAAGATCCAGCCAAAGCCGTCAGAAAAGAAGCAGCAATCGGGCTTAGTTTTCGGACTGCGGATTTAGCAGAATTTGATTTAGTTAATCAGATCAAACCCTTGCTAAATGACTTATCAATCGAAGTTTGTCGTCAAGCAGCGATCGCCCTCGGACGTTTTGGTACCGATGAAGCTGCTGATGCTTTATTTCGCGTCCTCAAGTCAGCCGCAACGCCTTTAGTGTTGAAAATAGACCTTGTTCGTGCTTTAGCTTGGGCAGAAACCACCGCTAGTTTAGAATATTTACAAGAAGGACTGCGTTGGTCAGCACCAGAAGTATGTCGGCAAATTATTACACTGTTAGGGCGAGTAAAATCACCCACGCTGAAAGCAAAGGCTACTCAAATTTTAATTGAGTTTCTTTATTCTGGACAAAATGCTACCTTTGAAGCGACAATCAAACAAGCGATCGCTACTTCTTTAGGACAACTCGGAGAACCCCAAGCGATCGAGGCGTTAGAGAAATTAGCAGGCGATTCCGAACGAGTAGTAAAATTACACGCGATCGCTGCTTTGAAAAAGTTATCATTATCCGATCGAAAATCCTCACAGCCCCAAGAAAAAACTGAAAAAGTAAGTGGATAA